A region of the Patescibacteria group bacterium genome:
TAGACATAATTTAGGATTATCAATTTCCCCCGCACCATAAACTGCATCTAAATTTTTATCTCCGTATATGCTTTGTAATTTATCAAAAGCTTTTATTAGATTAGTAACCTGCATAATATAATAGATAAAAAATTAAGTAATAATAATTTTTATTTAATTTTTTTTTGTTTATTATGAAAAGCCTTATAAACCTCACGTAATTGTTGATCAGTAATATGCGTATAAATTTGAGTCGTGGTAATACTGGCGTGACCAAGTAGGGATTGAACTGAGCGAATATCAGCACCATTAATTAACAAATCAGTAGCAAAAGAATGGCGTAAAGTGTGAGTAGTAATTTTTTTAGTTAAACCCGCAATTTTGGCATATTTTTTAACTAAACGTTGGATTGAACGTGGAGTTAGATTTTTAGATTCATTTTTACCAGCTTTGTCATGTCGAATAAATAACCATGGTTCAACGTCGCCCCTTTTTTCTAAATATAATTTTAAATAATATTTAGCTTGGTTAGACAAAAAGACTACCCGGAGTTTATTGCCCTTGCCGACAACTGTAAATTCTTCTTTTTTCAAATTAATATCTTCTTTTTTTAAATAACTTAATTCGGAAACACGTAAGCCAGTTGAAAATAAAAGTTCTAGAATAGCTTTATCGCGAAGTTGAATAAGTTGATCATTTTGAATTGTTTTGTCGTTTTCAGAGATTTTTATTTTTAAGGGGGCGCTAAGTAAATTTTCCAAATCAGACCCTTCTAAAAACTCCACTTTACGTTGTGGGGTTTTAGCTAATTCAATTTGATCAGGATTTAAACATTCAACATTATTTTTAGCTAAATATTTTAAAAAAGAACGTAAGGCAATTAAATGATAATTTTGAGTATTTTTTTTTAAATTTTCTCCTCGTTGATTATTTTGTCTGTTCAGCCATAGGCGATATTGTTTAACTAAATTGGCAGTAATTTCTTGCGGTTGATTTACTTTAGCCCATTTCAAAAATCTGCGCAAATAAGCTTTATAATTACGTACGGTTTTTAAACTGTTACCTTTTTCAATTTCTTGGTATTCAAGAAATTCTTGCAATAAATTTTTGAGTTGAGTGGACATATTTATATTTTACGACACTTTGAAAAAAAAGGCAATCAAAAAAGCTCCAGAACGTGGAGCTTTTAAAATTTATTTTTAATATATTTACATTTTTATATCCTCGTACAATGGAAATCGTTGGACCAATTCTTGAACTTGTTTTTTGACTTCGTCTTTAATAGTTTGATTGTCTATATTTTTAACAACTTTTAAAATCAATTCACCAACTTGTTGGATGTCATTTTCCTTAAATCCACGGGTGGTTAAAGCTGGTGTCCCAATACGAATACCCGAAGGGTTGGTTGGTGGGTTTTGATCAAAAGGAATCATGTTTTTATTTATATAAATCCCAACTTTTTCCAATTCTTCTTCAACTTGTTGACCGCCTAATTTAACGGGTGTT
Encoded here:
- a CDS encoding tyrosine-type recombinase/integrase, whose product is MSTQLKNLLQEFLEYQEIEKGNSLKTVRNYKAYLRRFLKWAKVNQPQEITANLVKQYRLWLNRQNNQRGENLKKNTQNYHLIALRSFLKYLAKNNVECLNPDQIELAKTPQRKVEFLEGSDLENLLSAPLKIKISENDKTIQNDQLIQLRDKAILELLFSTGLRVSELSYLKKEDINLKKEEFTVVGKGNKLRVVFLSNQAKYYLKLYLEKRGDVEPWLFIRHDKAGKNESKNLTPRSIQRLVKKYAKIAGLTKKITTHTLRHSFATDLLINGADIRSVQSLLGHASITTTQIYTHITDQQLREVYKAFHNKQKKIK